The stretch of DNA CCTAAAGCACTTATTATACTTCGCTCCCCTTCTTCTATTCCTTGCTTCATCCATTCACGAATAACGTAAAATACAGTTACAGATGACATATTACCATGTTTTCTTAACACCTCATAGGAATAATATAGTTTCTCTGAAGTGCATGGAATTACTTCTTCCATCGCCTCCATTACCTTTCTCCCGCCTGGGTGAGCAATAAAGGAATGAATATCTTCACTAGTATATTGAATTGCTTGGAGAAACTCAGCAATATGTCTTTTCCAAAAGGAATGTACTAAGGCAGGTATGCTCTTTTTAAATATGACTTCAAAACCAGTATCTCTTACATTCCAACCCATTATATCTTCACTGTGTTTTTTTAATAAAGAACTCTGTTCGTGCAAATGTAATTTAGTCCCTTTTAACTGATTACAATATGATGAGGTTTCTCCGACCAGAAGTAAAGCACTTGCCCCATCACCGAAAAGAGCGGTACCAACCATATTACTCTTCTTACTATCTTGTTTTTGAAATGTCAGGCTACATAACTCACAGCAAATGATCAAGACGACTTTATCTGGATGAGCTTTTGACCAATTCATTGCATTACTTAACCCTATCGCTCCACCTGCACAACCTAACCCCCATAGAGGCATTCGCTGTACGTTCTCTTTAAACGGACGCTGATTGATACAACTCACATCTAAGGAAGGTGTTGCAATTCCTGTACTGGAAACAAAAACAATCATATCAACCGCTTCATAAGGAATTGGTTGATGTAGGAAATCAGAATCTGTTAAACATGTATCTATTGCATCTAAACAATGTTTGATCGATTCTGTTTGATAAATATGGTTTCTTTCTTCGAAGCTATGATCATCGAAAAACCAAGATGAATCTACCACAAACTGTCTTTCCTCAACTGCTGCATGATCAAAAACAGGAAGCAATCGTTCAATTTGTTTTTCAGAATATGAAAATAACTGCTTAACAATATGTTTTACATCTTGTTGAGGAATTCTATATGATGGTACGCCTATCCCAACGGAACTTATGTATGTCACTATCTTCACCTTGTTTCATAGGAATTTTCTTCAAACAGTATTCCCATTCAAGAATGATTCATACAAACAGTCAAAAGAAAAAACCTCCTTAAGTAGTAATCCCTCAATTGTTAATACTACTGAGAAGGAACACTACCAGGAGGTTTTCGTATATTTATTCTTTTTGTCCAAAATATTGATAATAGTTGGTTTGAATAAATCCATTAAATAGTTTTCTTTTCTTTGTTGCTTTTTTTCCATATGCTTGTTCAAATTTATCAAAAGCGGTAATTGTGTAAACACTCCAAGAAGGATGTTGGTTCATTACCTTACCAAGATCACGATACATTTGCTCTACTTCCTCTTTATCACTAAGTCGCTGTCCATACGGAGGGTTTGTAATAATGTATCCATTTGGTTTTTTAATGGTCATATCCTTTACTTGCATCTGCTTCCAAGTAATTAAATCGCCTAGTCCAGCTTCTAATGCATTAGCTTTAGCTGTTTCAATCATCCGATGGTCAATATCACTTCCAACAATATTTAAAGGTTGGTCGTATTTAGCAAAATCCTCTGCTTCTTGAAAGGCTTGATCCCAATGTTTTTGACGAATCCAATCCCAATCTTCAGCAGCAAACTCACGATTAAAGCCTGGAGCGATGTTCTGTCCAATTAAAGCAGCTTCTATTAATAACGTACCCGATCCACAAAACGGATCGATCAAAGGAAAGTCTGGCTTCCAATTTGTTAGTTGAACAAGTGCAGCAGCTAATGTTTCCTTTAATGGAGCTTCTCCTTGTCCTACTCGATAACCTCTTTTATGTAAACCAGTTCCTGAAGTATCTATTGTTAGTGTTACTTTGTCTTTTAGTATGGATACTTCCGTCTTAAATAAGGCCCCAGTCTCCGTTAATTTATTAATGAGACCATATTTTCGCTTTAGTCGCTCTACAATTGCTTTTTTTACTATTGCTTGACAATCAGAAACACTATATAGCTTTGATTTAACTGATTTTCCGGAAACAGGAACCTGTCCATCTTCTGCTATATAATTTTCCCAAGGTAATGCTTTTGTATTTTCAAATAGCTCATCAAAAGAATATGCTTCAAATTCACCTACAATTATTTTCACTCGATCAGCTGAACGGAGCCATAAATTACAACGAGGAATTGCTTGAATAGGAGCGTCAAAGAGTACTTTTCCATTCTCAACTTGCACATCATATCCTAAATTTCTTACTTCATC from Oceanobacillus iheyensis HTE831 encodes:
- a CDS encoding type III polyketide synthase, translating into MTYISSVGIGVPSYRIPQQDVKHIVKQLFSYSEKQIERLLPVFDHAAVEERQFVVDSSWFFDDHSFEERNHIYQTESIKHCLDAIDTCLTDSDFLHQPIPYEAVDMIVFVSSTGIATPSLDVSCINQRPFKENVQRMPLWGLGCAGGAIGLSNAMNWSKAHPDKVVLIICCELCSLTFQKQDSKKSNMVGTALFGDGASALLLVGETSSYCNQLKGTKLHLHEQSSLLKKHSEDIMGWNVRDTGFEVIFKKSIPALVHSFWKRHIAEFLQAIQYTSEDIHSFIAHPGGRKVMEAMEEVIPCTSEKLYYSYEVLRKHGNMSSVTVFYVIREWMKQGIEEGERSIISALGPGFSSELLFAEWKNV
- a CDS encoding THUMP domain-containing class I SAM-dependent RNA methyltransferase, translating into MKQVRLLATTAMGLESIVADEVRNLGYDVQVENGKVLFDAPIQAIPRCNLWLRSADRVKIIVGEFEAYSFDELFENTKALPWENYIAEDGQVPVSGKSVKSKLYSVSDCQAIVKKAIVERLKRKYGLINKLTETGALFKTEVSILKDKVTLTIDTSGTGLHKRGYRVGQGEAPLKETLAAALVQLTNWKPDFPLIDPFCGSGTLLIEAALIGQNIAPGFNREFAAEDWDWIRQKHWDQAFQEAEDFAKYDQPLNIVGSDIDHRMIETAKANALEAGLGDLITWKQMQVKDMTIKKPNGYIITNPPYGQRLSDKEEVEQMYRDLGKVMNQHPSWSVYTITAFDKFEQAYGKKATKKRKLFNGFIQTNYYQYFGQKE